In one window of Helianthus annuus cultivar XRQ/B chromosome 17, HanXRQr2.0-SUNRISE, whole genome shotgun sequence DNA:
- the LOC110897465 gene encoding transcription initiation factor TFIID subunit 14b, protein MVRSSDENEKKNLVKKLKDVEISVPIVYGNVAFWLGKKASEYQSHKWTVYVRGATNEDLSVVVKRVVFQLHSSFNNPMRVVESPPFELSESGWGEFEIAITLHFHPDVSDKPLHLYHHLKLYPEDDSGSLSVKKPVVVESYDEVVFAEPSEALFARVQNHPAVIVPRLPAGFSLPPVPAEDADKRKRFDPKDNPLTQWFTNFSEADELLKLAAARQQVQAQIARVRRQLSLIDGQHQQQLKPPSEL, encoded by the exons ATGGTTCGATCCTCAGACGAGAACGAGAAGAAG AATTTGGTCAAGAAGTTAAAAGATGTTGAAATTAGTGTCCCGATCGTTTATGGAAATGTAGCATTCTGGCTTGGAAAGAAGGCAAGCGA GTATCAATCTCACAAATGGACGGTTTATGTGAGGGGGGCAACTAACGAGGATCTGAGTGTAGTGGTTAAGAGAGTGGTGTTCCAATTGCATTCCAGTTTTAATAACCCAATGCGGGTTGTGGAATCTCCTCCATTTGAACTATCAGAGTCTGGCTGGGGTGAATTTGAAATCGCTATTACCCTTCATTTTCACCCTGATGTTTCTGACAAACCGCTGCATTTATATCACCACTTGAAGTTATATCCGGAGGATGATTCAGGTTCCTTGTCAGTTAAGAAACCTGTGGTTGTGGAATCATATGATGAAGTTGTCTTTGCTGAGCCATCGGAGGCTTTATTTGCGCGTGTTCAGAATCATCCAGCTGTAATAGTACCTAGGCTGCCAGCTGGCTTTTCTTTACCCCCTG TTCCAGCCGAGGATGCAGATAAAAGGAAGAGATTTGATCCCAAAGATAATCCTCTTACGCAATGGTTTACAAATTTTTCAGAAGCAGACGAGCTTCTTAAACTTGCAGCAGCTCGTCAGCAG GTGCAAGCTCAAATTGCGAGAGTGAGGCGGCAGTTGAGCTTAATCGATGGCCAACATCAACAGCAGTTAAAACCACCATCTGAGCTATAA